Proteins from a single region of Coraliomargarita parva:
- a CDS encoding GntR family transcriptional regulator, with the protein MRRPLEVRPPLPAASVFWRRPIIFLDLTLLISKLRISNMVKVIDTPFVSAPSLETPLYEQVELWLKGVIDHHFEHDERFYTERELIDLLKVSQPTVRRAMQELVNQRFLRRRVGQGTFVQKFPVRRLVGLIAPYWNSPIFMQQVNAFAEACEEFGCDLRMHYIHKGDSVREMARSLAADPNLERMILWGQSHKSAQVLSDELGQRDFRSVATFSFSSEFSGPSVGVDVEAGVRMALDYLTGLGHERILFIENEPPELGTIKARLDALHREVEKRSLSECRFLACGSPQWSDSAQAAYNAMEQVMEMNPRPTAIVPISGIGAWAVLRFAAKHKISVPEEFSVFSFADLTGSDLLYPALTGLNVDWKTVALKALEILWNESVRPESTQALVQPSLIIRESAAACKS; encoded by the coding sequence TTGAGACGGCCTCTGGAGGTCCGCCCTCCACTGCCTGCAGCTTCTGTATTTTGGAGAAGACCAATAATTTTCCTTGACCTCACATTGCTTATAAGCAAATTGCGTATAAGCAATATGGTCAAAGTGATTGATACCCCTTTTGTGAGTGCCCCATCTCTTGAGACGCCTCTCTACGAGCAGGTCGAACTGTGGTTGAAGGGGGTGATTGACCATCACTTCGAGCATGATGAGCGCTTCTATACCGAGCGGGAGCTGATCGACCTGTTGAAGGTTTCGCAGCCCACTGTTCGTCGGGCGATGCAGGAGCTGGTGAATCAGCGCTTTCTTCGCCGGCGCGTGGGGCAGGGGACTTTTGTGCAGAAGTTCCCGGTTCGCCGCTTGGTCGGATTGATTGCTCCCTACTGGAACTCTCCGATCTTTATGCAGCAGGTGAATGCGTTTGCCGAAGCCTGTGAGGAGTTCGGTTGCGATCTTCGGATGCACTACATTCACAAGGGAGATTCGGTGCGGGAAATGGCGCGTTCGCTTGCGGCTGATCCGAATCTTGAGCGGATGATCCTCTGGGGGCAGTCGCATAAATCGGCGCAGGTCTTGTCGGATGAGCTCGGGCAGCGGGATTTTCGCTCGGTCGCAACCTTTTCATTCTCGTCGGAATTCTCCGGTCCGAGTGTCGGTGTGGATGTCGAGGCCGGCGTGCGCATGGCGCTGGATTACCTTACCGGCTTGGGTCATGAGCGCATTTTATTTATAGAAAATGAGCCGCCAGAACTCGGAACGATCAAGGCTCGTCTGGACGCGCTACATCGCGAGGTTGAGAAGCGTAGCTTGTCGGAGTGCCGTTTTTTGGCCTGTGGGAGTCCGCAATGGTCTGATTCTGCGCAGGCCGCCTATAATGCCATGGAGCAGGTGATGGAAATGAATCCGCGTCCAACCGCGATTGTGCCAATTTCCGGTATCGGTGCCTGGGCGGTGCTTCGCTTTGCAGCAAAGCACAAGATATCTGTCCCTGAAGAGTTTTCCGTGTTTTCGTTCGCCGATCTCACCGGTTCCGACCTGCTTTATCCCGCTTTGACCGGGCTGAATGTTGACTGGAAAACGGTGGCATTGAAGGCGTTGGAAATTCTATGGAATGAGTCTGTTCGACCGGAATCAACGCAAGCACTTGTTCAGCCGAGTCTAATCATTCGTGAAAGCGCCGCAGCGTGTAAGTCTTAA
- a CDS encoding HAD family hydrolase: MSSRIIPGIGSVSPEFESDLIQLETAGNGAFKAGADGVREIFTFADRKEEFIVFADKTLCYVKSAMGYPAYYPVPEVRFEGPAEAVLMDLDGTSVHSESFWMWVIEQATGKLLKDDSFRLSKEDEPHVSGHSVSEHLQYCINKYVPDASIAEAREHYFAITRHEMNEIMAGRGREGAFTPAPNLKEFLTTLKDNNVKIGLVTSGLYEKAWPEILDAFRTIGLGDPLEFYDAIISAGTQVGQGRAGTLGELSPKPHPWLYAETACVGLGIDPSKSHKVVGMEDSGAGLVSIRLSGFAAIGIGGGNIAGSGKHLLCDYAADTLMDSLPYILGQ; the protein is encoded by the coding sequence ATGAGTTCACGTATCATCCCCGGTATCGGCTCGGTTTCTCCGGAATTCGAATCCGACCTGATTCAACTCGAAACTGCCGGCAACGGTGCTTTCAAAGCCGGCGCGGACGGCGTGCGTGAAATCTTCACATTCGCCGATCGCAAGGAAGAGTTTATTGTCTTCGCCGACAAGACCCTCTGCTATGTGAAGTCCGCCATGGGCTACCCGGCCTACTATCCGGTTCCCGAGGTCCGTTTCGAGGGGCCGGCCGAAGCCGTGTTGATGGATCTCGATGGCACCAGCGTCCACAGTGAAAGCTTCTGGATGTGGGTCATCGAACAAGCCACGGGCAAGTTGCTGAAGGATGATTCCTTCCGTCTTTCCAAGGAAGACGAGCCGCACGTGTCCGGGCACTCCGTCAGCGAGCATCTGCAATACTGTATCAATAAATACGTGCCGGATGCTTCCATCGCCGAAGCGCGCGAGCACTACTTTGCGATCACGCGTCACGAGATGAACGAGATCATGGCGGGCCGCGGACGGGAAGGTGCCTTCACGCCTGCGCCCAACTTGAAGGAGTTCCTGACAACGCTGAAGGATAATAACGTGAAGATCGGTCTTGTGACGTCCGGGCTCTATGAAAAAGCCTGGCCGGAAATCCTCGACGCCTTCCGCACGATCGGTCTGGGGGATCCTTTGGAGTTTTACGATGCGATCATCTCCGCCGGCACGCAGGTCGGCCAGGGGCGTGCGGGCACGCTCGGGGAACTTTCACCCAAGCCGCACCCTTGGCTTTACGCCGAAACCGCCTGTGTGGGGCTTGGCATTGATCCGTCGAAATCGCATAAAGTCGTCGGAATGGAAGACAGTGGGGCGGGTCTGGTGTCGATTCGCTTGAGTGGCTTCGCGGCCATCGGGATCGGCGGCGGCAATATCGCAGGGAGTGGCAAGCACCTCCTTTGTGATTATGCGGCCGATACGCTGATGGACAGTTTGCCGTATATTTTGGGCCAATGA
- a CDS encoding glycoside hydrolase family 38 C-terminal domain-containing protein has protein sequence MKPDTSHIKQIKVVSNTHWDREFRRSFEKTRRRLITMMDKAIDILEKDPEFKSFTLDGHSVMVDDYLEMRPEKREVVTRLIGEGRLVIGPWFSLPEEFTIGHESLVRNFLKGKQNMEKYGAKPVTVAYTPSSWGQTGQLPQILRNFGLDKMMFYRGISHHEADAEYMWAAPDGTEVFASRFAMFARYNWYYLVHRPVTTGRSFQKDYQWGEYDEAGMRIADGLAGEDLSFDVQDPALPYSKETLKDAVEKMIEAEGRHFTTEVFLAMNGHDISAPHPLEPQVVKDAAEIFKGKYKIEQATLEEFWEEALKHLDRDAIAHLKGERRSYLKEGLWTYLFPGTISARTYLKLADFDSTQRIVYSAEPMAVLGAMCGADYPKDYLQRGWDFLIDNHTHDANGGCAPDAVCLDMEQRYRKASDCADIVTEDMMAHVVKNLSPEGLDGKAIQLVVFNPLPVERDVTAYVDVEVPREMDAKAVKLTHADDENPVQQPISNEKSSCFVDSIWEVPRILESNRIRFYARFNKLPACGYRVYQITGTPDEVRTPSTLVVGSNRMANELLDVTVNGNGTLTVTNKMTGKTYSEINYFTDQGECGNAWKHDAPTYDRTYNSLGVQANVAVSESGPLRSSITADFEFKVPLDYADGSTRSDILVGLPVKIEYSLEAGKDTIGVKVTVDNKAKDHWLRVALPSGIQTDVSYADSHFDVVERAVEIPDSTGWVEQAFGTHPLRTFAGLSDGTDGLAVMPKGLFEYEVCNDAGKTFLLTLIRACRIKLAVSEEKVTELPDEGIQCPGVRTFEYGICIHEGDWRKAKLLTKAAGINTPLRMVVAGRGKGELDHSMSAVQLDNELLHVSAIKKAEDGCGLIVRLFNPDDSEQSATLTLGREMAVAKLVQMDESTLVEELPMKGNTVSLTMPSKKIFTVRFGCGCQS, from the coding sequence ATGAAGCCAGATACCTCACACATAAAGCAGATCAAAGTCGTTTCCAATACGCACTGGGACCGCGAATTTCGTCGTTCCTTTGAGAAGACCCGCCGTCGTCTGATCACGATGATGGACAAGGCGATCGACATCCTCGAGAAGGATCCGGAGTTCAAGTCCTTCACTCTGGACGGGCATTCGGTGATGGTGGATGACTATCTCGAAATGCGTCCGGAGAAGCGTGAGGTCGTGACGCGTCTGATTGGCGAAGGGCGCCTCGTGATCGGGCCGTGGTTTTCATTGCCGGAAGAGTTCACTATCGGGCACGAATCCCTTGTTCGCAATTTCCTCAAGGGGAAGCAGAATATGGAGAAGTATGGCGCGAAGCCGGTGACCGTCGCCTACACGCCGTCCTCCTGGGGGCAGACCGGGCAGCTGCCCCAAATCCTCCGCAACTTCGGTTTGGACAAAATGATGTTCTACCGTGGGATTTCGCACCACGAAGCCGATGCCGAATACATGTGGGCGGCACCCGACGGCACGGAAGTCTTTGCCTCCCGCTTCGCCATGTTTGCCCGTTACAACTGGTATTACCTCGTCCACCGTCCGGTGACGACGGGGCGCTCGTTCCAAAAGGATTACCAATGGGGTGAGTATGACGAAGCCGGCATGCGGATTGCGGACGGTTTGGCGGGCGAAGACCTCTCTTTTGACGTCCAGGACCCGGCCTTGCCTTATTCGAAGGAAACCTTGAAGGATGCCGTCGAGAAAATGATTGAGGCCGAGGGGCGTCACTTTACGACCGAAGTGTTCCTCGCCATGAACGGCCACGATATCTCCGCGCCTCACCCGCTGGAGCCGCAGGTGGTCAAGGATGCCGCGGAAATCTTCAAGGGCAAATACAAGATCGAACAGGCGACGCTCGAGGAGTTCTGGGAAGAAGCCCTCAAGCATCTGGACCGCGATGCCATTGCCCACTTGAAGGGCGAACGCCGCAGCTATCTGAAGGAAGGTCTCTGGACCTACTTGTTCCCCGGAACGATTAGCGCCCGCACTTATTTGAAGCTGGCGGACTTCGACTCGACCCAGCGGATCGTTTATTCGGCCGAGCCGATGGCGGTTCTCGGTGCCATGTGCGGTGCCGACTACCCGAAGGATTACTTGCAGCGTGGATGGGACTTCCTGATCGATAACCATACGCACGACGCCAACGGCGGTTGTGCGCCGGACGCGGTCTGCCTCGATATGGAGCAACGCTACCGTAAGGCGAGTGACTGCGCCGATATCGTGACCGAGGACATGATGGCGCATGTCGTGAAAAACCTCTCGCCGGAAGGTCTGGATGGGAAGGCGATCCAGTTGGTGGTGTTCAATCCCTTGCCGGTCGAGCGCGATGTGACCGCTTATGTGGACGTGGAAGTGCCGCGCGAAATGGATGCGAAGGCTGTCAAGTTGACGCATGCCGATGACGAAAATCCCGTCCAGCAGCCGATCAGCAACGAGAAGTCGAGCTGCTTCGTCGATTCGATCTGGGAAGTGCCCCGCATTCTGGAATCCAATCGCATCCGCTTTTACGCGAGGTTCAACAAGTTGCCGGCATGCGGCTATCGCGTCTATCAAATCACCGGCACCCCCGATGAAGTCCGCACGCCGTCGACCTTGGTTGTCGGTTCGAATCGCATGGCGAACGAATTACTCGATGTGACGGTGAATGGCAACGGCACGCTTACGGTTACGAACAAGATGACCGGTAAGACGTATTCGGAAATTAACTACTTCACCGACCAGGGTGAGTGCGGTAACGCATGGAAGCATGACGCTCCGACTTACGACCGCACATACAATTCGCTGGGCGTCCAGGCCAATGTCGCCGTTTCCGAAAGCGGGCCCTTGCGTTCTTCGATTACGGCGGATTTCGAATTCAAGGTGCCGCTCGATTACGCGGACGGCTCGACGCGCAGCGACATCCTCGTCGGCTTGCCGGTGAAGATCGAATACTCGCTGGAAGCCGGAAAGGATACGATCGGCGTTAAGGTTACCGTCGATAACAAGGCGAAGGACCATTGGCTGCGCGTCGCGCTGCCGTCCGGGATCCAAACCGATGTTTCTTATGCGGACTCCCACTTCGATGTCGTCGAGCGGGCTGTCGAAATTCCCGATTCGACCGGTTGGGTCGAGCAGGCCTTTGGCACGCATCCCTTGCGCACCTTTGCCGGTCTGAGCGATGGCACCGACGGTCTGGCTGTCATGCCCAAGGGGCTCTTTGAATACGAAGTGTGCAATGATGCCGGGAAGACTTTCCTGCTCACCCTGATCCGTGCCTGCCGTATCAAGCTGGCGGTGAGCGAGGAAAAAGTCACCGAGCTGCCCGATGAGGGCATTCAGTGTCCCGGTGTCAGAACCTTTGAATACGGCATCTGCATTCATGAGGGTGACTGGCGCAAGGCGAAGCTGCTGACCAAGGCCGCCGGTATCAACACACCGCTGCGTATGGTCGTTGCGGGGCGTGGTAAGGGCGAGCTGGACCACTCGATGTCTGCGGTGCAGCTCGATAACGAGCTCTTGCACGTCTCCGCCATTAAGAAGGCCGAAGACGGCTGTGGGCTGATCGTTCGCCTCTTTAACCCGGACGACTCCGAGCAATCGGCCACACTCACCCTCGGTCGTGAGATGGCGGTCGCAAAGCTTGTCCAAATGGACGAATCCACGCTGGTCGAAGAGCTTCCGATGAAGGGCAATACCGTGTCCCTGACGATGCCTTCCAAGAAAATCTTTACCGTCCGCTTCGGTTGCGGCTGCCAATCATGA
- a CDS encoding competence type IV pilus major pilin ComGC has product MKKNAAFTLIELLMVILIIGVLAGILIPAVGKVRSNATLTSCASNMRQMAVTMSLYANDHKLQFPAHSTPGHGVWSRVLVDTGYIQDPQVMACPADDYAAEAERPRSYVYASPAMFPANNRNLATTTMGFKSPADTFMLIEWHWPKQDYLVNGGAAAGRDSMTTSFVMHPDGVRNFAFVDGHVERLGIDDMRPNDSRWGSFTEQSGVQPVEP; this is encoded by the coding sequence GTGAAGAAGAATGCCGCATTTACGCTCATTGAGCTCTTAATGGTAATACTCATTATCGGGGTATTGGCGGGTATTCTGATTCCGGCAGTGGGAAAGGTCCGGTCCAATGCGACACTGACTTCCTGTGCCTCCAATATGAGACAGATGGCGGTGACGATGTCACTCTATGCCAATGACCACAAATTGCAGTTTCCCGCCCACTCGACTCCGGGGCATGGTGTGTGGTCCCGCGTTCTGGTCGATACAGGCTATATCCAAGACCCTCAGGTGATGGCCTGTCCTGCGGATGACTATGCCGCTGAAGCCGAGCGTCCCAGAAGTTATGTGTATGCCTCTCCAGCCATGTTTCCGGCGAATAACAGAAACTTGGCAACAACTACTATGGGATTCAAGTCGCCCGCTGATACCTTTATGCTGATCGAATGGCATTGGCCGAAGCAGGATTATTTGGTGAACGGAGGTGCCGCAGCTGGTCGCGATTCGATGACGACTTCATTTGTTATGCATCCTGACGGTGTGCGGAACTTTGCATTTGTGGACGGACACGTCGAGCGTCTTGGGATCGATGATATGAGGCCGAATGATTCTCGTTGGGGCAGTTTCACCGAGCAGTCCGGGGTTCAGCCTGTAGAGCCTTGA
- a CDS encoding PEP-CTERM sorting domain-containing protein (PEP-CTERM proteins occur, often in large numbers, in the proteomes of bacteria that also encode an exosortase, a predicted intramembrane cysteine proteinase. The presence of a PEP-CTERM domain at a protein's C-terminus predicts cleavage within the sorting domain, followed by covalent anchoring to some some component of the (usually Gram-negative) cell surface. Many PEP-CTERM proteins exhibit an unusual sequence composition that includes large numbers of potential glycosylation sites. Expression of one such protein has been shown restore the ability of a bacterium to form floc, a type of biofilm.), which produces MRNQYIIAMLAAVAAFVGAGSLSAQTSTNLVYGNTEGSYTYYARGQEGAALDEFTVAFYPGSYSGSKDGGLTWNQSFVSSDAGSISFASGELSNNVTDPSTEFVAGFQGVTEYAGGVNGDNGFGYYDILFDLGGSYVVTEVVITYNDGATYRWATGTNDYPTSIYTASSMPTSDADLTLFGDPAKAAANSTGTITFSEAGGVTAQYLDIRAGVYSTYADLNPASSDNRGGKITEVAIYGYAAVPEPSTYALFFGFGAFLFVGIRAWKRK; this is translated from the coding sequence ATGAGAAACCAATATATCATCGCAATGCTGGCGGCTGTTGCCGCCTTTGTCGGTGCGGGCAGCCTGTCCGCTCAAACATCGACGAATCTTGTCTATGGCAACACCGAAGGCAGTTATACCTACTATGCGCGCGGGCAGGAAGGTGCGGCGCTTGACGAGTTTACCGTAGCCTTTTATCCGGGTAGCTATTCTGGTTCGAAGGATGGCGGTTTGACCTGGAACCAGAGTTTTGTGTCCAGTGATGCCGGTTCGATCTCCTTTGCGTCCGGTGAGCTTTCGAATAACGTAACCGACCCTTCGACTGAGTTCGTCGCCGGTTTTCAAGGGGTGACGGAATATGCCGGAGGCGTTAACGGCGATAATGGTTTCGGTTATTATGATATCCTCTTTGACCTTGGAGGTTCCTATGTCGTCACCGAGGTTGTTATTACTTACAACGATGGTGCGACTTACCGCTGGGCTACTGGGACGAATGATTATCCCACTTCGATCTATACCGCGTCTTCCATGCCGACAAGCGACGCGGACCTCACTCTCTTTGGCGATCCTGCGAAAGCGGCTGCGAACAGCACCGGCACGATCACGTTCAGTGAGGCCGGTGGGGTGACGGCTCAATACCTGGATATCCGTGCGGGAGTCTATTCCACCTATGCGGACTTGAATCCTGCCAGCTCGGATAACCGGGGCGGTAAAATTACCGAGGTAGCGATCTATGGTTATGCTGCGGTGCCGGAACCATCGACTTATGCCTTGTTTTTCGGCTTTGGTGCTTTCCTGTTCGTGGGCATCCGTGCTTGGAAAAGAAAATAA